A single genomic interval of Flavobacterium sp. N2820 harbors:
- a CDS encoding single-stranded DNA-binding protein, with translation MKNRVQLIGHVGQEPEIKTLESGRVANFTIATNENYTNAKGEKVEQTEWHRVSAWGKTVDIIEKLVTKGSHVAIEGKLTHRSYDDKDGNKRYITEVVANELVLLSK, from the coding sequence ATGAAAAACAGAGTACAATTAATCGGACATGTAGGTCAAGAGCCAGAAATCAAAACATTAGAATCTGGAAGAGTAGCAAACTTCACTATCGCTACGAATGAAAATTACACTAACGCCAAAGGTGAAAAAGTTGAACAAACCGAATGGCACCGCGTTTCCGCTTGGGGAAAAACAGTAGACATAATCGAAAAATTAGTAACCAAAGGAAGTCACGTTGCCATCGAAGGTAAACTAACCCACAGAAGTTACGACGATAAAGACGGAAACAAACGTTATATCACAGAAGTGGTTGCGAATGAATTGGTTTTATTAAGTAAATAA
- a CDS encoding single-stranded DNA-binding protein, with amino-acid sequence MKNSVQLIGHVGQEPEIKNLEGGKKLANISIATNEVYYRENGDKVEQTQWHRVTAWGKTADIIERFVTKGKEIAIEGKLTHRSYDDKDGNKRFITEVIANEILLISK; translated from the coding sequence ATGAAGAATTCAGTACAATTAATCGGACATGTTGGACAAGAACCAGAAATCAAAAATCTTGAAGGAGGAAAAAAATTAGCTAATATTTCAATAGCTACTAATGAAGTCTATTATCGTGAAAACGGTGACAAAGTAGAACAAACGCAATGGCACCGAGTTACCGCTTGGGGCAAAACGGCGGATATCATTGAAAGATTTGTAACCAAAGGCAAAGAAATTGCTATTGAAGGCAAACTAACCCACAGAAGTTACGACGACAAAGACGGAAACAAGCGCTTCATTACAGAAGTAATTGCTAATGAAATTTTATTAATCAGTAAATAA
- a CDS encoding HRDC domain-containing protein — protein MMQVCVFSIRLDNAFLEYDQQQLNAFLNTVTFKKSSTQFVEGKEAHWSVIVHYETLEQQKLERFEQKSYEDLNPKDKQVYGYLNQWRNEKSEALKLKKYMICHNSELIDLALYKPSNLDELQQIKGFGKQKSERFGEDILAILNAV, from the coding sequence ATGATGCAAGTTTGCGTATTTTCAATCCGTTTGGATAACGCGTTTTTGGAGTATGATCAACAGCAATTGAATGCTTTTTTGAATACGGTAACGTTTAAGAAATCGAGCACACAATTTGTTGAAGGAAAAGAAGCGCATTGGTCGGTTATTGTTCATTATGAAACTTTGGAACAACAAAAACTAGAACGATTTGAACAAAAATCTTACGAAGATTTAAACCCAAAAGACAAACAAGTTTATGGTTATTTGAATCAGTGGAGAAACGAAAAATCAGAGGCTTTGAAATTGAAAAAATACATGATTTGTCACAATTCAGAATTAATAGATTTAGCGCTATATAAGCCAAGTAACTTAGATGAATTGCAGCAGATTAAAGGTTTCGGAAAACAAAAATCGGAGCGATTTGGAGAAGATATTTTAGCAATTTTGAATGCTGTTTAA
- a CDS encoding chloramphenicol acetyltransferase has protein sequence MKQKIDLSTWNRKEHFEFFCTFEEPFFGITTPIDMTIAYEKAKAMQIPFFVYYLHKTIAAVNHVENFRYRIQGNDVVLYDEIDASSTIMREDKTFGFSFMKFHSDLHEFAKIVQTEIERIQITPGLFTREFPENIIHFSAVPWINFTGLTHSRNFSIPDSCPKVSFGKLMTENDKKTMSMTVLAHHGLVDGYHMGLFVEALQTELNK, from the coding sequence ATGAAGCAGAAAATAGACCTCTCTACTTGGAATCGAAAAGAACATTTTGAATTTTTCTGTACTTTCGAAGAACCTTTTTTTGGGATTACTACACCTATAGACATGACTATTGCTTATGAAAAAGCGAAAGCCATGCAAATTCCGTTTTTTGTTTATTATTTACACAAAACGATTGCTGCTGTAAACCACGTGGAAAATTTCAGGTATCGAATTCAAGGAAATGATGTGGTGCTTTATGACGAAATTGACGCTTCTTCTACCATTATGCGCGAAGACAAAACGTTTGGTTTTTCGTTTATGAAATTTCATTCCGATTTGCATGAATTTGCTAAAATTGTGCAAACTGAAATTGAAAGAATTCAAATAACTCCTGGACTTTTTACTAGAGAATTTCCTGAAAATATTATTCATTTTTCTGCCGTTCCTTGGATCAATTTCACAGGATTAACACATTCTAGAAATTTTAGTATTCCAGATAGTTGCCCAAAAGTTTCTTTTGGAAAATTGATGACTGAAAATGATAAAAAAACAATGTCTATGACGGTTTTAGCGCATCATGGTTTGGTTGATGGTTATCACATGGGATTATTTGTTGAAGCTTTACAAACAGAATTAAATAAATAA
- a CDS encoding HAD family hydrolase, whose protein sequence is MTPKIIAFDADDTLWHNEPYFDEAQERFCVLFQDYASSQEILGLILNHQIKNLPLYGFGIKAFTLSMIESALELTNHKISGQNIQKVIQIGKDLLQKPVELLPNVTEVLEQLKGSHKLIVATKGDLKDQHRKLHDSGIGAYFHHIEVMSDKAELDYEKMLGRLDCKAEDFLMIGNSLKSDVLPVLNIGGHAIHIPYHTTWEYEKIDFEIEHDNFKSFTNITEILPLLK, encoded by the coding sequence CTTTCGACGCCGACGATACTTTATGGCACAACGAACCTTATTTCGATGAGGCCCAAGAACGCTTTTGTGTTTTGTTTCAAGATTATGCTTCGAGTCAGGAAATTTTGGGATTGATTTTGAATCATCAAATTAAGAATTTACCACTGTATGGTTTCGGAATCAAAGCATTTACATTGTCAATGATTGAATCGGCTTTGGAATTGACCAATCATAAAATTTCGGGACAAAATATTCAAAAAGTGATTCAAATTGGGAAAGATTTACTGCAAAAACCAGTCGAATTATTACCCAACGTTACTGAAGTTTTAGAACAATTAAAAGGCAGTCATAAATTAATTGTAGCTACAAAAGGCGATTTAAAAGACCAACACCGCAAATTGCACGATTCAGGAATTGGTGCTTACTTTCATCATATTGAAGTCATGAGCGACAAAGCCGAATTGGATTATGAAAAAATGTTAGGTCGTTTAGATTGTAAAGCCGAAGATTTTCTAATGATTGGAAATTCATTAAAATCAGACGTTTTACCTGTTTTAAATATTGGCGGACATGCGATTCACATTCCGTATCACACGACTTGGGAATACGAGAAAATTGATTTTGAAATTGAGCACGATAATTTCAAATCGTTTACCAATATTACGGAAATTTTACCCTTACTAAAATGA